In Cryptococcus depauperatus CBS 7841 chromosome 4, complete sequence, a single window of DNA contains:
- a CDS encoding phosphoribosylaminoimidazolesuccinocarboxamide synthase, producing MVTKEGHSIKLSAEAEAQYGQIIRGVQEVTSGEIIRKVLSEGRVVKAYWGSATTGRPHIAYCVPLLKIADFLAAGVHVKVLLADLHAFLDASKSSLETVKHRVKYYSILLQAVFSALGVPTDKLEFITGTSYQLSPEYTLDVYKFHALTTTREAEHAGADVVKESESPLMSSLLYPGLQALDEQYLDVDFQFGGVDQRKIFMYAATFLPRLGYAKRAHLMNAMVPGLSGGKMSSSDPKSKIDFLDTPANIKSKIKAAICPPGQVEGNGVLAFIKTVLVPIQKLRIEHAQSKGETPPVGEGSFTLPDAPEGTIFSIPRTEEHGGNVHVSSYEELEEIYKAEKLHPDDLKGSVRDALIHFLEPIRKAFDEDKEWQEIERLAYPSTSVTPVAAELKKLKKKDVRSKPPTEEERAVLRALKEKEKAKKATATTADEGTTPSTPSTSNITSNQLAQSSKDALISANIAVSRCVTSTNLPKLKLLAKGKVRDIYALPGVENEDKLLFVATDRMSAFDVIMNNGIPAKGITLTTLSLFWFDKLKDVIPNHVLCPSPSSCFSTPAQTWEQFPRSLDEYRDQLEGRSMIVKRCEVVKIEAIVRGYITGSAWTEYKKSQTVHGIKMPIGLVESQKLPNPLFTPSTKADQGEHDENIHPEKVKDICGSELATQIEEVAIKLYSVAADYAQERGLILADTKFEFGLLPDPTNPNKPTLILIDEVLTPDSSRYWSAVDYTPGKPQASFDKQYLRDWLSKEGLNGKDGVTLPKDVVSETKRKYEETRDRVMNSSISQKS from the exons ATGGTGACGAAAGAAGGGCATTCTATCAAGCTTTCTGCGGAAGCTGAGGCTCAGTATGGACAAATCATCAGAGGCGTTCAAGAGGTAACCTCTGGAGAGATTATTAGAAAAGTTTTGAGCGAAGGAAGGGTCGTTAAAGCATACTGGGGCAGTGCTACTACTGGTCGAC CTCATATCGCATATTGCGTTCCTCTGCTTAAAATCGCTGACTTTTTGGCCGCCGGTGTCCATGTCAAAGTTCTCTTGGCTGATCTACATGCCTTCCTCGATGCCTCAAAATCGTCGCTTGAAACGGTCAAGCACAGAGTCAAATACTATTCAATTCTTCTGCAGGCTGTGTTCAGTGCTCTCGGCGTTCCTACAGACAAGCTCGAATTTATTACTGGCACTTCTTACCAACTTTCACCTGAATACACTCTGGATGTTTATAA ATTCCACGCTTTGACCACAACAAGAGAAGCTGAGCACGCTGGTGCAGACGTTGTTAAAGAGTCGGAATCGCCTCTCATGTCTTCCCTCCTTTACCCCGGTCTCCAAGCTCTTGACGAGCAATACCTCGATGTCGACTTCCAATTTGGCGGCGTCGACCAACGCAAGATTTTCATGTACGCTGCCACATTCCTTCCCCGTCTTGGCTACGCTAAGCGCGCCCACTTGATGAACGCCATGGTTCCTGGTCTTTCTGGGGGGAAaatgtcttcttctgatCCGAAGAGCAAAATCGACTTCCTTGATACTCCAGCAAACATTaaatcaaaaatcaaagctGCCATTTGTCCGCCTGGTCAAGTTGAAGGCAACGGTGTGCTTGCCTTTATCAAGACTGTACTTGTGCCCATTCAGAAGCTTCGCATTGAACACGCTCAGAGTAAGGGAGAAACGCCCCCCGTTGGCGAAGGAAGCTTTACATTGCCTGATGCTCCTGAGGGAACGATCTTTTCCATACCCCGCACCGAGGAACATGGTGGTAATGTCCATGTTAGTAGTTatgaagagcttgaagaaaTCTACAAGGCGGAGAAACTTCACCCTGATGACTTGAAGGGTAGTGTACGAGACGCTCTGATCCATTTCCTGGAACCCATCCGTAAAGCATTTGACGAGGACAAGGAATGGCAGGAAATTGAGAGGCTAGCTTATCCAAGTACTTCAGTTACTCCTGTCGCCGCTGAATTGAAAAAGCTG aagaagaaagacgtCCGATCCAAGCCGCcaacagaggaagagcgTGCTGTTTTACGAGcgttgaaagagaaagaaaaggctaAAAAAGCTACCGCTACAACAGCTGACGAGGGTACTACTCCTTCAACCCCGTCCACGAGTAACATAACCTCTAATCAGCTCGCTCAAAGTTCAAAAGATGCCCTGATCTCCGCCAACATAGCTGTGTCAAGATGTGTGACCAGCACTAATTTGCCAAAATTGAAGTTGTTGGCTAAGGGAAAAGTCAGGGATATCTACGCTCTGCCAGGAGTAGAGAACGAAGACAAGTTGCTATTCGTGGCCACCGACAGAATGAGTGCGTTTGATGTCATCATGAACAAT GGCATTCCTGCTAAAGGCATTACACTCACTACCCTTTCCCTCTTTTGGTTTGACAAATTGAAGGATGTCATCCCTAACCACGTCCTCTGTCCATCTCCTTCGTCCTGTTTTTCCACCCCTGCCCAGACTTGGGAACAATTCCCTCGCAGTTTGGACGAGTACAGAGATCAGCTGGAAGGCAGAAGTATGATTGTCAAGAGATGTGAGGttgtcaagattgaggCTATTGTACGAGGTTACATCACTGGCTCTGCTTGGACAGAATACAAAAAATCACAGACTGTCCACGGAATCAAGATGCCTATTGGTCTCGTCGAATCACAGAAACTCCCAAACCCACTTTTTACCCCATCCACCAAAGCCGACCAGGGAGAACACGACGAGAACATCCACCCTGAGAAAGTCAAAGACATTTGTGGCTCTGAGCTTGCTACAcaaattgaagaagttgCCATCAAGCTTTACTCTGTGGCTGCCGACTATGCTCAAGAACGAGGGCTCATCTTAGCTGATACCAAATTTGAATTCGGCCTCCTTCCTGATCCTACCAACCCCAACAAACCCACTCTTATACTCATTGACGAGGTCCTCACTCCTGACTCCTCCCGCTACTGGTCTGCTGTCGATTACACTCCTGGAAAACCTCAGGCTTCTTTTGACAAGCAATATCTTCGTGATTGGCTCAGCAAGGAAGGTCTTAATGGTAAAGATGGTGTTACCTTGCCTAAAGATGTCGTCTCTGAAACCAAGAGGAAATATGAGGAGACTAGGGATAGGGTGATGAACTCTTCTATCTCTCAAAAATCTTAA